Proteins from a genomic interval of Medicago truncatula cultivar Jemalong A17 chromosome 3, MtrunA17r5.0-ANR, whole genome shotgun sequence:
- the LOC11444301 gene encoding disease resistance protein RPM1 translates to MCDFLGAAKMIRGVPKEISDMKEELESIENFINNADRIADAEDDNASEGIKARIKQLIEASFGIQDVIDEYMICQEQPSGFANFVKTIILRRQIAYKIQKIKSQISEMNDTSGKEHSLHIQSSLEQGSSSTATNFNMENLRKAQFCIDEDDVVGFEVPRDILIDWLIEEREVHTIVTIVGKGGQGKTTLAKKVFDDNKIVKHFDCHVWIRVSQSYNIEGLLRDMLHKFYEQQGANLPQSIHQMNRESLVDEVRNYLQEKRYVIVFDDVWSLHFWDDIKFAMIDNKKGCKILITTRNMDVANACKKSSFVEVYEMKGLAEQQSLELFNKKTFHDLNGRCPENLIDISFKIVEKCNGLPLAIVLIGGILSCKDRNTSEWYKFSENLNIELKEDLKIKKIVGLGYHDLSYNLKSCLLYFGLYPEGCIVPTNILIRQWMAEGFVKDDMVKTLEDVADGYLTDLISRGLVQVVSISIDGRAKSCCVHDLVHALILEKCEELSFCKNISEDDQSSLSGMVRRLSIAIRFDNLMENIENSQVRSLLVKTLNESLARRIPTKYRRLNVLDLEHVGLLDVPKDFGSLTHLKYFRFRENFRGDRCVLPKAIGMLKNLETLDLTRTSFQAMPKEICKLRKLRHFLGYNMSLIQLKDGIGGMTSLQTLRDVYLDGGENEVVKLIQELGKLKHLRELVLIGVRSGYMSAISSSINEMQKVEKLQIRANGYDTVIDMHLNSPPPMLRHLTLDGKLEMLPLWIPKLQNLVKLKLKYSQLTDDKMKLLKSMPNLLTLSLSNNAYEAERLHFQDGWFENLKQLYLEDLENLNYIIIDEGALRSLKKLSLTFLRHLKTLPTGIQHLKKLGVLSIKQMSHLFSQAFFFDEGKVHWSFKHVPVVEIIHHPIN, encoded by the coding sequence atgtgtgattttttgGGAGCAGCCAAAATGATTAGGGGTGTCCCAAAAGAAATTTCAGACATGAAAGAAGAACTTGAAAGCATTGAAAACTTCATCAACAATGCAGATAGAATAGCTGATGCTGAAGATGACAATGCAAGTGAAGGAATCAAAGCAAGGATCAAGCAGCTCATAGAAGCATCTTTTGGCATTCAAGATGTCATTGATGAATATATGATTTGTCAGGAACAACCTTCTGGATTTGCTAACTTTGTCAAAACTATAATTCTTCGTCGCCAAATAGCATACAAGATTCAGAAAATCAAATCCCAAATTAGTGAAATGAATGATACAAGTGGAAAAGAACATAGCTTGCATATCCAATCATCTTTGGAACAAGGGTCAAGCAGTACTGCAACAAACTTCAACATGGAGAACCTTCGAAAGGCTCAATTTTGTATCGATGAAGATGATGTTGTAGGCTTTGAAGTTCCAAGAGACATACTAATTGATTGGTTGATAGAGGAGAGAGAAGTGCACACAATTGTCACCATTGTTGGAAAGGGAGGACAAGGAAAAACAACTCTTGCAAAGAAGGTTTTTGACGACAACAAGATCGTTAAACACTTTGATTGTCATGTATGGATCAGAGTGTCTCAATCATACAATATAGAAGGCTTGCTGAGGGACATGCTGCACAAGTTTTACGAACAACAAGGAGCAAATCTCCCCCAAAGTATTCATCAAATGAATCGAGAGTCATTGGTTGATGAAGTGAGGAACTACTTGCAGGAAAAAAGGTATGTTATAGTTTTTGATGATGTATGGAGCTTACATTTTTGGGATGATATCAAATTTGCTATGATTGATAATAAAAAGGGTTGTAAGATATTAATCACAACAAGAAACATGGATGTTGCAAATGCATGTAAGAAATCTTCTTTTGTTGAAGTGTATGAAATGAAAGGTTTGGCTGAACAACAATCTTTGGAGTTGTTCAATAAGAAGACATTCCACGACTTAAACGGACGTTGTCCAGAAAATCTTATTGATATAtcttttaaaattgttgaaaaatgcAATGGATTGCCACTAGCAATTGTACTCATTGGTGGTATTTTATCTTGCAAAGATAGAAATACATCAGAATGGTATAAGTTTAGTGAAAATCTAAATATAGagttaaaagaagatttgaagataaaaaaaattgtaggtcTCGGTTACCATGATCTGTCTTACAATCTCAAGTCATGTTTGTTGTATTTTGGATTATATCCTGAAGGTTGTATAGTTCCTACAAATATACTGATTCGGCAATGGATGGCTGAAGGATTTGTGAAAGATGATATGGTAAAAACATTGGAAGATGTTGCAGATGGATATTTAACAGATTTGATCAGTAGAGGTTTGGTGCAAGTAGTTTCAATTAGTATTGATGGAAGAGCAAAaagttgttgtgttcatgatctGGTGCATGCATTGATCCTTGAAAAATGTGAAGAATTAAGTTTTTGCAAGAATATTAGCGAGGATGACCAATCATCTTTAAGTGGGATGGTTCGACGCCTATCAATAGCAATCAGATTTGACAATTTGATGGAAAATATTGAAAACTCACAGGTTCGATCACTGCTTGTTAAAACATTAAATGAATCCCTTGCAAGAAGAATCCCTACAAAATACAGGCGATTAAACGTGCTTGATTTAGAGCATGTTGGATTGCTTGATGTTCCTAAAGATTTTGGAAGTTTGACCCACCTAAAGTATTTTAGGTTTAGAGAGAACTTTCGAGGAGATCGTTGTGTACTTCCAAAAGCCATTGGTATGCTCAAGAACCTTGAGACATTGGATTTAACACGTACAAGTTTCCAAGCCATGCCGAAAGAGATATGCAAGCTTAGAAAGTTACGCCATTTCCTAGGCTACAATATGTCTTTGATTCAATTAAAAGATGGTATCGGAGGCATGACATCCCTACAAACTCTACGTGATGTTTATTTAGATGGCGGCGAAAATGAAGTGGTAAAGCTAATCCAAGAGCTAGGAAAACTAAAGCACCTAAGGGAATTGGTCTTGATCGGTGTTAGGAGCGGATACATGAGTGCTATATCTTCCTCAATCAATGAGATGCAAAAAGTGGAGAAACTACAAATTCGCGCAAACGGATATGACACAGTTATTGACATGCATTTGAATTCACCACCACCTATGCTTCGACATCTTACTCTTGATGGGAAGTTAGAGATGTTGCCTCTGTGGATTccaaaacttcaaaatcttGTTAAGCTGAAACTCAAGTATTCCCAACTAACAgatgataaaatgaaattactCAAAAGTATGCCAAACTTGTTGACCCTCTCTCTTAGCAACAATGCTTATGAAGCTGAAAGGTTACATTTTCAAGATGGATGGTTTGAGAATTTGAAGCAACTATATCTTGAAGATTTGGAAAACTTGAATTACATCATTATCGACGAAGGAGCGTTGCGTTCTCTAAAAAAGCTATCACTAACCTTCCTCCGCCATCTCAAGACTTTACCAACTGGCATTCAACACTTGAAAAAGCTTGGAGTTCTCAGTATTAAGCAAATGAGCCATTTATTTAGTCAAGCATTTTTTTTCGATGAAGGAAAAGTGCATTGGAGCTTCAAGCATGTGCCCGTGGTAGAAATCATTCACCATCCAATTAATTAA
- the LOC11444837 gene encoding disease resistance protein RPM1, translated as MCETALSLLPLARDHLLPLFKEAFNMIRGNPKEIVELKDELESIEDFINDADRRADDVEDKKIKDMIKQLIEASYHIEDVVDDYILLEEQQSSDPGCAAGAVDLVKTKILRLQITYKIQNIKSRIREIKETSAKDHGFNIQSSSDKPSSSSATNRNASFLQNLRDAPFYMDEADLVGFEEPRDKLIDLLVEGRAERTVVSIVGMGGLGKTTIAKKVFDNQKVVKHFDCHVWITVSRPYNIEKLLREILLDIYKQQGEDPPQSLHQMDRKPLVDEVRNYLQGKRYVIVFDDVWDSHFWYDIEFAMIDNKNGCKILITTRNKVVADACKKSFGKVHELERLSEEQSLELFKKKAFHDLDGVCPENLFDISSKIVENCKGLPLAIVVTGDILSRKNRNPIEWSKFSENINVELEGYSTIRKILGFSYHNLPYNLKSCFLYFGLYPEDYIVHSKTLTRQWIAEGFVKEDRGRTLEEVAEGYLIELIHRSLVQVVSISIDGRVKSCRVHDLVHAMILDKYEDLSFCKNITEDKQLSLTGMIRRLSIETTSDNLMKVIENSHVRSLLIFTPKTSLKSFVRTIPTKYRRLKVLALMHKELAEIPNDLGSLNHLKYLEFGMIGGRYSGLPKSIGMIANLETLDLRYSNYEIRDMPKEICKLRKLRHLLGDCMSLIQLKDGIGGMTSLQTLSEVYLDENEDENDNRVVELIQELGKLNKIRKLSLIGVRSKYMSAISSSINQMQQMEKLLIGGISFIGLDLNSPPPRLQRVKLDWHLRKLPEWISKLKNLVELKVTVRKEGNDAMKLLQSMPNLLLLCFTGDGRHYEDKFESIHFQDGWFKNLKELYLTNFYSLSHILIDEGALGSLKKLNLSFNPQLMTLPTGIHHLHNLEVLYMKGMSVELMQSIAPDDGKEHPIFMQVPFVDISCEKYLIKAIESFTSVSLRKRNKKR; from the exons ATGTGTGAGACTGCACTTTCCTTGCTTCCACTAGCCCGTGATCATTTGCTTCCGCTCTTCAAGGAAGCATTCAACATGATTAGGGGTAACCCGAAAGAAATTGTAGAATTGAAAGATGAACTAGAAAGCATTGAAGACTTCATCAACGATGCGGATAGAAGAGCTGATGATGTAGAAGacaagaaaatcaaagacaTGATCAAGCAGCTGATAGAAGCATCTTATCACATAGAAGATGTGGTTGATGATTATATCTTACTTGAGGAACAACAATCTTCTGATCCTGGATGTGCTGCTGGTGCTGTTGACTTGGTGAAAACTAAGATCCTTCGTCTCCAAATAACTTACAAGATTCAGAACATCAAGTCCCGAATCagagaaataaaagaaacaagTGCAAAAGATCATGGCTTCAACATCCAATCTTCTTCAGATAAACCATCAAGCAGTTCTGCAACAAACAGAAACGCCTCATTTTTGCAGAACCTTCGAGACGCTCCATTTTATATGGATGAAGCTGATCTTGTGGGATTTGAAGAGCCACGAgacaaattgattgatttgttgGTAGAGGGAAGAGCAGAGCGCACCGTTGTCTCCATAGTTGGAATGGGAGGACTGGGAAAAACCACTATAGCCAAGAAAGTTTTTGACAACCAAAAGGTCGTTAAACATTTTGATTGTCATGTATGGATCACGGTGTCTCGACCATACAATATAGAAAAATTGTTGAGGGAAATTTTGCTCGATATTTACAAACAACAAGGGGAAGATCCTCCTCAGAGTCTCCATCAGATGGATCGAAAGCCATTAGTTGATGAAGTGAGAAACTACTTGCAAGGAAAAAGGTATGTTATAGTGTTTGATGATGTATGGGATTCACATTTTTGGTATGATATTGAATTTGCTATGATTGATAACAAAAATGGTTGTAAGATATTAATCACAACGAGAAACAAGGTTGTTGCAGATGCTTGTAAGAAATCTTTTGGTAAAGTGCATGAGCTGGAACGTTTATCTGAAGAACAGTCCTTGGAATTGTTTAAAAAGAAGGCGTTCCATGACTTGGACGGAGTTTGTCCAGAAAATCTTTTTGACATATCTTCCAAAATTGTTGAAAACTGCAAAGGATTACCTCTAGCAATTGTTGTCACCGGTGATATTTTATCTCGCAAAAATAGAAATCCAATTGAATGGTCTAAATTTAGTGAAAATATAAATGTAGAGTTAGAGGGATATTCCACAATAAGAAAAATTTTAGGATTTAGTTACCATAATTTACCTTACAACCTCAAGTCATGTTTCTTGTATTTTGGATTATATCCTGAAGACTATATAGTTCATTCAAAGACGTTGACTCGCCAATGGATTGCTGAAGGGTTTGTGAAGGAAGACAGGGGGAGGACATTGGAAGAGGTTGCTGAAGGATATTTAATAGAGTTGATCCATAGAAGTTTGGTGCAAGTAGTTTCAATAAGTATTGATGGAAGAGTAAAAAGTTGTCGTGTTCATGATCTAGTGCATGCAATGATCCTTGATAAATATGAGGATTTAAGTTTTTGCAAGAATATTACTGAGGACAAACAATTGTCTTTAACTGGAATGATTCGACGCCTATCAATAGAAACTACCTCTGATAATTTAATGAAAGTTATTGAAAACTCACATGTTCGATCACTGCTTATTTTCACACCAAAGACATCACTTAAATCCTTTGTAAGGACGATCCCTACAAAATATAGGCGGTTGAAGGTGCTTGCTTTGATGCATAAGGAATTAGCTGAAATTCCTAATGATTTGGGAAGTTTGAACCACTTGAAATATCTTGAGTTCGGGATGATTGGAGGAAGATATTCTGGACTTCCAAAATCCATTGGCATGATCGCAAACTTAGAGACTTTGGATTTAAGATATAGCAATTATGAAATTCGTGATATGCCAAAGGAGATTTGCAAGCTTAGAAAGCTACGCCATTTATTAGGCGATTGTATGTCTTTGATTCAGTTGAAGGATGGTATTGGAGGCATGACATCTCTACAAACTCTAAGTGAAGTTTATTTAGATgagaatgaagatgaaaatgataataGAGTAGTAGAGCTAATTCAAGAGCTAGGAAAGCTAAATAAGATAAGAAAATTGAGCTTGATAGGTGTTAGGAGTAAATATATGAGTGCTATATCTTCCTCAATCAATCAAATGCAACAAATGGAGAAACTACTTATCGGAGGAATCTCATTCATTGGTCTGGATTTGAATTCACCCCCACCTAGGCTTCAACGTGTTAAACTTGACTGGCATTTAAGAAAGTTACCTGAGTGGatttcaaaactcaaaaatcTTGTTGAGCTCAAGGTGACAGTTAGGAAGGAAGGGAATGATGCAATGAAATTACTCCAAAGTATGCCAAACTTGTTGCTCCTCTGTTTCACTGGCGATGGTCGCCATTATGAAGACAAATTTGAAAGTATACATTTTCAGGATGGGTGGTTTAAGAATTTGAAGGAACTATATCTTACTAATTTCTATTCCTTGAGTCACATCCTTATAGACGAAGGTGCATTGGGTTCTCTGAAAAAGCTCAACTTATCCTTCAACCCCCAACTCATGACATTACCAACTGGCATTCATCACTTGCACAACCTTGAAGTTCTCTATATGAAAGGAATGAGTGTGGAATTAATGCAGAGTATTGCTCCTGATGACGGAAAAGAGCATCCGATTTTCATGCAAGTTCCCTTTGTAGATATTTCttgtgaaaaatatttgattaaagcTATCGAATCATTCACATCTGTCTCACTtcgaaaaagaaacaaaaaaag GTGA